The following coding sequences are from one Triticum dicoccoides isolate Atlit2015 ecotype Zavitan chromosome 4A, WEW_v2.0, whole genome shotgun sequence window:
- the LOC119289799 gene encoding uncharacterized protein LOC119289799 has product MDLLLFSAELRPSLPQIKDQVCTELQPCPSLHLIHAGSLLPHQGRHYGCDRRGSRACPPRRSTLPTSSPLCFQAAGNLHQRSGPHAQGDEEDTVESDLHLDHYDAQQGQSLLYRSYGNN; this is encoded by the exons ATGGACCTGCTTCTCTTCTCCGCCGAGCTCCGACCCTCACTTCCGCAGATCAAG GATCAAGTCTGCACGGAGTTGCAGCCTTGTCCATCTCTGCATCTGATCCATGCAGGCAGTTTGCTGCCTCACCAAGGTAGGCACTACGGGTGTGATCGAAGGGGTTCAAGGGCATGCCCACCAAGGCGCTCAACATTGCCAACATCAAGCCCCCTATGTTTCCAAG cAGCAGGCAACCTCCATCAACGATCGGGACCCCATGCCCAAGGTGACGAGGAGGACACCGTCGAGTCCGACCTCCACCTCGACCATTACGACGCCCAACAAGGTCAATCCCTACTTTACAGGAGTTATGGTAATAATTAA